CCCAGAAAGTGGGCAATGCGCAGGTCGCCGGCGCGGGTGCTCCAGCCCAGGCCCGGCAGGCCGGGGCCGCCGTCGGGGGCGCCCACGGTGTGCTGATTCAGCCGAATCATCATGCCGCCCAGCACCGAGCCCACCAGAAACAACAGCAGCCCCAGCCGTACGCCCCACACGTAGCCGCTGGGGCCCGGCGGCCGGTGCCGCCACACCAGGTACACGGCCCACCCGGTCAGGGCGGTGTTCAGTACAATCATCACGCCCATCAGCCCAAACAAGGCCCCATCCAGCGGCGTGGCGGCGTTGAAGTGGGAGGTGGTGCCGCGAACAGCCTGGGTGAAGATGCAGCCGATTTCGACTACCATGCTCAGGGCCACGCCCCGGCTGATGAGGCGCACCGCCCGCCCCACCGAAGCCGGCAAGCCCGCCAGCAGCCAGCCCAGCGTCCACACATACGCCACCACCGACAAGCTGAACTTCAGAGGTTTAATCCATACGGGCAAGCCCGTGACGGTGCGCTGGTCGAAGGGCAGTAGCACCAGCGCCAGGCCCAGCAGGCCCACGTGCAGCCAGCCGGTAAGGCTGAGCACCGGGTTGGCGCGGTGCAGCCGCCGCAGCCATTCGCTGGCGGCACTCCCAGCACCGGCCGCCGCAGCCGAAGGAGAGGAAGCAGGCAGGTTGGTCAGCAGAGAAGTAGACATGGCAAGAAGCAGTAAGCAGGTGTAAGGTAAGATACCGGACAGATGACTTCGAGAAAGTGCGGCAGCAGCTGAGGCTGAGCTTGTAGCAGGCTAAAACCCGTCCTGCTTCATCTGGCGTCCGCGGAGCCGAACCGCCTCGCGTGCTGACGTCGTGCGCTGAATCACCCGCGCATTCACTCATCCACTCATTCACTCATTCCATAAAACCGCCGCACCAGCGCGTAGAGCAGCAGGCCCAGGGGCCCAAACAGAAACGTAAGCACCAGGCAGGGCACCAGCAGCAAGTGGGGCAGGCCGCGGCGGCGGGCGTCGTGGCTTTCCCAAATGCCCACGGCCATATCAAAGCACAGGTAGTGCACCCAGCCCGTGAGCAGGCCCCAGGGGCTTTTGAACAGCAACGCCACCTCGGCCAGGGTACTGAAGCCGCCCTCCGTAGCCCGCGGGCCCAGGTAGTGCGCCCCCAGCAGCGCGGCGTAAGCGGCGGCCAGCACCAGGGGCAAGGCCCCACTAAGCACCACGCGGCGCGTAATAACCCAGCGCGGCGCCACCACCAGCAGGGCCCAGCCCAGCAGGGCTACCGTGTTGGCCAGGGAAAATAAGGAATCGGGCGTGAGGGTCATAATGAAAGCAGATTAAGCAGGCCAAACATCCGCCGAAAAGCCCGAAAGCCCGCGCCCAACCGCGGTGAAGCCGCCGCCTGCCGGGGTGAAGTGCCGCCCCGCTGGGGGTGAAACGTACCTGGGCTACCCCACGCGGCGGCAACCTGCTAGGCGGTAGGGCGTACCTTGCGCCGTGACTACCGCGCAACAACTGACTTGCTGGGTTAGCCTGGCCCTGGGTACTCTGGGGCTGGGCCGAAGTATGCCCGCCTGGGCCGCCCCCCGAGCTACGGTCCGCCCAGCCCTGGCCCCCAGCGCCGCCACCGACGATACGACCTTCGTGCGCCAGGCCCACCGACGGCCGGTGTTTCAGTTTGATCAGCGTTTTTCGCTGCTGCAAGGCAAGCTGGTGGGCATCAATGGGCTGAAGGCCGGCGTGGAATGGCGGGGCCGCTGGCGGGCGGGCCTGGGCGTGTACCTGCTTTCGGGCGGGGTGCCCACGCGGGGCGGGGTGCCGGCAGCCCTGCCCGCCGCCACCCGCGACGAGCTGCGCTTCCGCTACGTGTCGGCCTACGGCGAATACGTGCTCATCGGCAACCCGCGCTGGGAGCTGAGCGTGCCCCTACAGCTGGGCGTGGGCAATTTCTACAGCAAGTATTACCTGCCCGACGGCAGCGTGCAGCGCAGCCCCAAAGAGCTGATTTACATGGTGGAGCCTACGGCCATGAGCCACTTCCGGGTGTTCCGGTGGATTGGCCTGGGCGCCGGGGCCGGCTACCGCCAAATGGTATTCGTCAACGACCAGCTCGAAGACCAGCTTAGCGGGGTCATCTTCACTGGCCGCGTCAAGCTCTTTCTCGGCGACCTGTACAAAGTAGTGCGCGGCCGCCAGCGCCTCTTCTCCCAGCGCGGCCTGCGGCGCGAGGACTGGGGGAAATGAGTAAAGGAAGGAATGAGTAAATGAGTGAATGAGGGCGTGTCATTGCGAGGCACAGCCGAAGCAATCCGTACTTGTCAGAGAGCCAAACGTCCGAATACACCGAAGCCCTTGACGCTGTGCTAGTATCAGGGGCTTCGGTGTATTTGGGCAGGTGAAAGGTTTTGGAGCAGGTCAGAGCTTTTCACGCTGACAAGGATGGATTGCTTCGGCTGCGCCTCGCAATGACACGCCCTCATTCACTCATCTACTCATTCCTTCCTTCACTCATTTTTACCTCGGTACGGCTATGGCTTTGGCCGACAGGGGACGGCGCAGTACGTAGCGCCGCACGTATTCGGTGGGTACGCCGCTGTTGTAGTTATTGGGCTCTTCCAGAATCTGCACGATTTCCCAGCCCAACGAGCCCATGTAGTTGAGGGCGCTGATGGTGGTGGCAAACACCTGAATCTTGCCGGCCTCGCGCTTTATCTGCTCCGAGCCGCCCAGCTTCTCGTAGCCGTAGCCGAAGTCCACGTAAATGTCAGTGCCCTTCTCTTTTTCGGGTTTGTCCACGTTCACGTAGGTGGTGCGCATCAGCTCACAAAACTCGTAGCGCACCGGCTGCGGAGCAACCGCCTGAGCGGATTGTGAGCCAGTCTGGGCTTGGGCCAGCGCCGCTGGCAGGCTGAGCGCGGCGGTCAGGAGCAAGCGGGAGGAGAGGTGTTTCATACAGTTGGAATGTGTTATGGTTAGTGAAAAAATAAGCGCAGAGTGGACAGATGAAGTTGATTCCACAGATGAAAGTGGTAGAACTGAGCAATCAGCTTCATTTGCCTACTCTGCGCTGTTAGTTGTAATTCGGCAGCAGGCGGTACTTGCGGCCGTAGTCTAGCATCTGCTGAGCGAAGTTGGTGGGGTATTCCAGCTTCACGTCGGTGATTTTGCCACCGGGCGCCACCACGGGCACCAGGCGGGGCTGAATGAAGCCGGCGTAGGGCGCAATGCCCAGCTTCTGGTAGCGGGCCAGCACTTCCTTATGCAGGGCGGCGTCCACCTTCACGCCGTAGGTTTCGATGAGGGTCTTGGCCGCGGCGTAGTCGCCTTCGCTGGTGATGCGCTGGGTTTCGCGCAAGAGCTGCCCGAATAGCTGGCGCAGCTTGGCGTAGTCGTTCACGCGGAAGTAGGTTTTGCCGTCGCGCGTCAGGCGCTCTATTACTTTGTCCTTCTGCCCTTTCTCCAGGGCCCATTTCGCCACCATTTGGCGGTTGCGCATGTGGGCTTCCTCCACGGTTTCGCCCAGTTGCAGGCGCACCAGCTGGGTCATCAGGCCGTTGCGAATGTAGTTGTCGTACTGGGCCCGGCCCACTTCCAGGCTGGGCATCACGCCCAGCTGCACCAGCTTGTCGTCCAGCAAGTAGTAGAGGGCCACCAGGTCGGCGCGGGCTTCTTCCAGGGCCGAGGCGTAGCTTTTCAGGGTTTCCTTGGGCGTGCCCACGCCGGGGTTAATCTGCCCCGAGGCGTGCCCGATGACCTCGTGCATGTCGGTGTGGAGCTTGCCGGCCAGGCCGGCGTACTGGCGGGCCCGCTGCTTCTCGGCTTCGTCCAGGGCAAACTCTTCCAGCAGCCCGCCCGCGTCGGCGGCAGCGTAGGCGTCCACGATGTTGCCCAGGTTCACCGACTTCGAGCCGTGCTCTTTGCGAATCCAGGTGGCGTTGGGCAGGTTGATGCCGATGGGCGTGGCCGGGGCCGCGTCGCCGCTCTCGCCCACCACCGTAATTACCTTGGCCGTGATGCCCACCACGTTTTGCTTGCGGTGCTCGGGCTTGATGGGGGAGTTGTCCTCAAACCACTGGGCCTCGTCGCCGATGGCCCGAATGCGCTTGGTGGCCTCCAGGTCCTTGAACGACACCACCGACTCGTAGGCCGCGCGGTAGCCCAGCGGGTCGCCGTACACCTCGATAAAGCCGTTCACCACGTCGGTCCTCGACTGCGTGTCGTGCACCCAGGCCACGTTGTACTCGTCCCAGGTTTTCAGGTCGCCGGTCTGGTAGTACTGAATCAGCTTTTCCAGGGCCAGCTTCTGCTCGGGCGTGTCGGCCACGGCGGCGGCTTTCTCCAGCCAGAACACCACCTGGCTCAGGGCCTTGCCGTATAGGCCGTCGGTTTTCCACACCCGCTCCACAATGCGGCTCTGCTTGTCCTTGACCAGCTTGGAGTTGAGGCCGTAGGAAATGGGCTGGGCGTCTTTCTTGTTGATTTTCTTGCGGTAGAAGGCCTCCACCTCGGCCTGGGTCAGGTTCTCGTAATAGTTGTTGGCCGAGGTGCGCACCAGGTCCTTGCCGGCCTCCAGGTTCACGCGCTTGGGCGCCACGTTGGGGTCGAACAGGATGGAGGTCATGGTGTTGAGAAACCGGGTTACCGACTCGCCCGGCTCCAGGGGCAGGCGCTTGGAGTCGGTGGCAAACACCAGCTCCCGGAAAAACTCCTTGGTGCACTCGGGCACAAACTTGCGGGTGCTGTAGTGGTGATGAATGCCGTTGGAGAACCACACGCGCTTGGCATAGGTGGCAAACTTGCCCGCCTGGTCGATTTCCCTCTGGTTGGTGCTGGCCGTTAGGCGCTGCTGGTTGGCCGGCCACAGGGCCTCCAGGGTGCGGCGCACGCGCAGGTTGTGCTTGTAGTTTTGGTCGTAGATGATGTCGCGCCCGCTCAGGCCGGCTTCGTAGAGGTAGTACAGCAGCTCCTTTTGGCGCGGCTCCAGCGCCTCGAAGCCCGGCACCCGGTAGCGCAGCACGCGCAGGTCGGCAAACTGCTCGGCCACCACCCGAAACGTATCGGGCGGCGCCACGGGGGCCGGAGCCGGAGTTTCAGCCGGCGCGGCCGGCCTTGCGGATGGCGCGGTACTCTCCCGCAGGCTGGCAGTAGCTTCGGTGGTAGCTTGGGTAACGGCGGTAGTCGGGGTGGTGGAGGTGCTGCGCGCTGCCGAGCACGCGCTACCCAGTTGGGCAGCCAGCAGCGCCGCTATAGAAAGACGCGAACGGTTCATGAATTGTACAATGTGAAAGGAAGGTGTACAAATCAACTAATATTTCCGGTGAGATGTGGGAAAATTTTAAGAGCCTCCGGCAGCCCCTGGTGGCAGACTTAGCCAGCAGAGCTGGCGCGTCTGCCCGCCGGCAAATGGGGCAAGTCTCCCGACTTGCGGCCGCGTAGCGGCCAGCCGGCACCGCGCCGCCAGGATGTATTGACAATACCCTATATGTAGAATAGCTTTCAGCTTCAGCAACTACATCTACATGTCATATCCAGTCCGCGACCAACAAGGACTGTATTTTCTCACGTTCACCGTGGTAGAATAGGTCGATATCTTCACTCGCCCTATGTAAAGGATATTGTTATCGACAGCCTGCGGTTTTGCCAGGAGAAGAAGGGTTTAGAGCTGTTTGCCTTTTGTCTAATGACCAACCATTTGCATCTCATCTGCCGAGCCGCAGAAGGCAAAGACTTGTCTGACCTGGTGCGTGACTTCAAGAAATTCACATCCCGGCAACTGTTCCAAGCGCTGCATACCAACCAGCAGGAGAGCCGCCGCGCTTGGCTAGAGTGGATTTTCTGCAAGCAGGGCGAGTTTAATTCCAACAACCACACGGTGCAAATCTGGCAGCAGCGCAGCCACGGGGTAGAACTACGCAACGAAACCATGCTACGGCAGCGGCTGCACTACACGCACCAGAATCCGGTTCAGGCGGGCATCTGCTATAAGGCAGAGGATTATCTGTACAGTAGCGCCAGCCAGTACGCGGGGCTGGAAGCACTGCTGCCGGTTACGCTGCTGTGAGGGTATTGTCAATGCATCCTGGCGGCGCGGCACCGGCTGGCCGCTACGCGGCCGCAAGTCGGGAGACTTGCCCCATTCCTCGGCGGGCAGACGCGCCAGCTACGCTGGCTAAGTCTGCCGCCAGTTCATCTGCCGCCCGTTCACTCCACGCTCCGCACGGTGCGCAGGCGGTCCAGTTTGCCGGAGGCGGTGGTCTGGAACTCGGGGACGTAGATAATCTGGCGGGGGCGCTCGTACTTGCTCAGGCGCTTGCGCAGCAGGCTCAGGAGCTGCTGTTCCTGCTCGGGCGGGAGCGGGGCACCTTCGAGGTAGGCCGTTACCTGCTCGCCCAGGCGCTCATCGGGGCGGGCGGCCACGAAGGCGCGGCGGTGGGGTAGGCCCAGCTCGGCCTGGGCTACTTCCAGCAGCAGCTCTACCTTCTCAGCCTGCACCTTCACGCCCCCAGAATTAATCACAAAGTCGGCGCGGCCCAGCCACTCGAAGGTGTGCTCATCCAGCAGGCGCACCCGGTCGTTGGTGACGATGAGCTGGTCGTTGGTCACGTCGGCGCGGATGGTGAGGCAGCCGCGGGCGTCCTGGCCGAGGTGGATGCCGGGCAGGGCGCGGTAGTGGGGCGTGGCCTGGGGGCCGTTGAGGCGGCGCAGGGCCACGTGGGAGGCCGTTTCGGTCATGCCGTAGGTGAGATACACGGGCACGGTCAGAGCTTGCAGCTGCTTTTCCAGGGCCTTGTCCACGGAGGCGCCGCCTACCAGAATGCCCTTCATCTGGTTGAGACGCGGGGCATGGCCGGCGGCCAGCACCGTGCGCAGCTGCAAGGGCACAAAGGAGGTGAAGTCGAACCGGGCGTCGGCGGGCACTAGGGCCAGCGGGTCGGCCTGGGGCTCCACGATGGTTAGGTGCATGTTTCGTTCCAGGCCGCGCACCAGCATCATCAGCCCGCCCACAAACTCGCAGTTCAGGCACACCAGCAGCCGCTCCCCAGGGCCCAGGTCGAAATAGTCGCCGGTGCGGCGGGCCGAGGCTTCGAGCTGCCGCCGCTGCATACTCACGCGCTGGGGCTGGCCGGTGGAACCGGAAGTCTGGAGGCCAACCTCCAGGGCCCCGTTCAGCCACTGCCGCACAAAGTCGAGCACGCGGGCCTCGTAGCCGTTCAGGTCGGTGGGAGAGTTGGCCGGGTACTGCCGGATGTCGTCGTAGCGGAATTCGCGGCCGTTGAGCAGCAGAGAGTCGGGAAGCAAAGTGGAAGCGGTGTCGGGCATAGGGCAAACGAAATGAGGAACGCAAATATGCCTCTCTACGGCTCAGCGCAAGCCAAAGCTGGCTTGGTAAATAAGCTGATTCCGTTGCTTAGGCTAGGTGGTGTGAACAGGTTGTACAACTCGTACAATCGAACAAAAAGAACAGTCATGCTGAGCTTGCCGAAGCATCTCTCCCGCTGGCTAACTTCCAACGCTTGTTCAACGAAGCGGGAGAGATGCTTCGGTAAGCTCAGCATGACCGTTCTACTACCAACCGTTCTACTACCAACCGTTTTACTGTAATTGCTCCACACCGTCTAGAACACCTGCCCGATGCCGAAGTAGAACAGCCGGTCCTCGGCCGACAGGCCGTAGTCGGCAAAGACGATGGTGGACAGGTTCCAGGCGATGCGCGCCCCGGCCCCGTAGGACAGCTTCACCCGGTCGAAGCTCAGGTCTTGCCACCGGTCGCGCACCGTGCCGGCGTCCAGGAACGGCGCCACGCCCAGCCCGAAGCTTTGCTTGCCCACCTGCACGTCGGCCAGCCTAACGCGCAGCTCGGCGTTGGCAAAGGCCAGGGAGCGGGCCAGGAAACGGTTGGCCCGGTAGCCGCGCAGCGACTGTCGGCCGCCCAGGGCGTTGATGCTGCCGTCGGGGCTCCACTGGTCCTGAAACTCGAAGAACGGCGCCTCAGCCCCGAAAATGTTGCCCACGCCCACGCGCCCGGCCAGTACTGTGCGCCGGCCCACGGGCAGGCGGCGGTAGTAGCGGCCCTGCACAAACAGCTTGTCGAAGCGGAACTCGGAGCCGATAATCGGGTTGGAAAATTCGTTGGCGACTTCCACATACACCCCGCGCGTGGGGTCGGGCTCGAAGTCGCGGGTGTCGTAGATGAGGGCCGTTTGCAGCAGGGAAACCCAACCGCCCTCCAGCCCGAAAATCCGACCCTGCCGGTAGTCGCGGGCCAGCAATGAGGCGCCGTTGGGAGCCTGGGTTTCTTCGCCGGAAACCGGATTCACAGCGTCGGCCTCGAAGCCCTCGAAGG
This region of Hymenobacter sp. YIM 151500-1 genomic DNA includes:
- a CDS encoding ABA4-like family protein, whose amino-acid sequence is MTLTPDSLFSLANTVALLGWALLVVAPRWVITRRVVLSGALPLVLAAAYAALLGAHYLGPRATEGGFSTLAEVALLFKSPWGLLTGWVHYLCFDMAVGIWESHDARRRGLPHLLLVPCLVLTFLFGPLGLLLYALVRRFYGMSE
- a CDS encoding outer membrane protein assembly factor — its product is MSAATLLPSRFSFSICLLALLLGWSGHAHGQQQLDSLAFVRVKRMSDADLAKKREGTFVTGLPDLSSDPVTGFGVGAKTNIYWNGRRTNPLFPYTPYLARLKANAAYFTSNAREFTLSLDVPYYRGSRWRFRVDFKAQQNPANLYFGSSEATLGRLRLPSNPAATFATYRDYNRARKTLRPGQAGEAALVTDALSNRFRETEFMLNLKADYALGQRGKWRVMGGYEIQHLAYKTFEGFEADAVNPVSGEETQAPNGASLLARDYRQGRIFGLEGGWVSLLQTALIYDTRDFEPDPTRGVYVEVANEFSNPIIGSEFRFDKLFVQGRYYRRLPVGRRTVLAGRVGVGNIFGAEAPFFEFQDQWSPDGSINALGGRQSLRGYRANRFLARSLAFANAELRVRLADVQVGKQSFGLGVAPFLDAGTVRDRWQDLSFDRVKLSYGAGARIAWNLSTIVFADYGLSAEDRLFYFGIGQVF
- a CDS encoding REP-associated tyrosine transposase, giving the protein MSSPRPTRTVFSHVHRGRIGRYLHSPYVKDIVIDSLRFCQEKKGLELFAFCLMTNHLHLICRAAEGKDLSDLVRDFKKFTSRQLFQALHTNQQESRRAWLEWIFCKQGEFNSNNHTVQIWQQRSHGVELRNETMLRQRLHYTHQNPVQAGICYKAEDYLYSSASQYAGLEALLPVTLL
- a CDS encoding dipeptidyl peptidase 3, giving the protein MNRSRLSIAALLAAQLGSACSAARSTSTTPTTAVTQATTEATASLRESTAPSARPAAPAETPAPAPVAPPDTFRVVAEQFADLRVLRYRVPGFEALEPRQKELLYYLYEAGLSGRDIIYDQNYKHNLRVRRTLEALWPANQQRLTASTNQREIDQAGKFATYAKRVWFSNGIHHHYSTRKFVPECTKEFFRELVFATDSKRLPLEPGESVTRFLNTMTSILFDPNVAPKRVNLEAGKDLVRTSANNYYENLTQAEVEAFYRKKINKKDAQPISYGLNSKLVKDKQSRIVERVWKTDGLYGKALSQVVFWLEKAAAVADTPEQKLALEKLIQYYQTGDLKTWDEYNVAWVHDTQSRTDVVNGFIEVYGDPLGYRAAYESVVSFKDLEATKRIRAIGDEAQWFEDNSPIKPEHRKQNVVGITAKVITVVGESGDAAPATPIGINLPNATWIRKEHGSKSVNLGNIVDAYAAADAGGLLEEFALDEAEKQRARQYAGLAGKLHTDMHEVIGHASGQINPGVGTPKETLKSYASALEEARADLVALYYLLDDKLVQLGVMPSLEVGRAQYDNYIRNGLMTQLVRLQLGETVEEAHMRNRQMVAKWALEKGQKDKVIERLTRDGKTYFRVNDYAKLRQLFGQLLRETQRITSEGDYAAAKTLIETYGVKVDAALHKEVLARYQKLGIAPYAGFIQPRLVPVVAPGGKITDVKLEYPTNFAQQMLDYGRKYRLLPNYN
- a CDS encoding AMP-binding protein, translated to MPDTASTLLPDSLLLNGREFRYDDIRQYPANSPTDLNGYEARVLDFVRQWLNGALEVGLQTSGSTGQPQRVSMQRRQLEASARRTGDYFDLGPGERLLVCLNCEFVGGLMMLVRGLERNMHLTIVEPQADPLALVPADARFDFTSFVPLQLRTVLAAGHAPRLNQMKGILVGGASVDKALEKQLQALTVPVYLTYGMTETASHVALRRLNGPQATPHYRALPGIHLGQDARGCLTIRADVTNDQLIVTNDRVRLLDEHTFEWLGRADFVINSGGVKVQAEKVELLLEVAQAELGLPHRRAFVAARPDERLGEQVTAYLEGAPLPPEQEQQLLSLLRKRLSKYERPRQIIYVPEFQTTASGKLDRLRTVRSVE